A stretch of the Haloarcula ordinaria genome encodes the following:
- a CDS encoding secondary thiamine-phosphate synthase enzyme YjbQ codes for MGSERILVSTDRRLSVVDITEKVQNAVPPDLQGTCTVFARHTTTGITVNEAESRLLDDFETALSDIVADEGWEHDSLDGNADSHVRAMLVGPSETIPVMDGDLDLGTWQSVLLVDCDGPRERAIDVCW; via the coding sequence ATGGGAAGCGAACGCATCCTGGTCTCGACGGACCGACGACTCTCTGTCGTCGACATCACCGAGAAGGTACAGAACGCCGTCCCGCCGGACCTTCAGGGGACCTGCACCGTGTTCGCCAGGCACACGACAACCGGTATCACCGTCAACGAGGCGGAGTCCCGACTGCTCGACGATTTCGAGACAGCGCTCTCTGACATCGTCGCCGACGAGGGGTGGGAGCACGATTCCCTCGACGGCAACGCCGACTCGCACGTCCGGGCGATGCTCGTCGGCCCGAGCGAGACGATACCCGTGATGGACGGCGACCTCGACCTCGGGACCTGGCAGTCCGTGTTACTGGTCGACTGTGACGGCCCGCGAGAACGCGCTATCGACGTCTGCTGGTGA
- a CDS encoding AMP-dependent synthetase/ligase has protein sequence MSGDDSRPAWRDAEEGYTDDVIGTNTIGELFAETAQRNADRPAQMYKGGVYDRTLGEDVISTAPPGGYATISYERMHDIVKHLAAGFRDLGMEPDDRVGLFANTRMEWALCDFGVLSAGGVVTTVYSESSSNQVQYLLDDPDADAVVVENEELLRRVLEVEDDLSLSFIVVMDDTDVDREDVYSLAAVHDRGRDAFDEAAYESWLDQRDPEDLASLIYTSGTTGRPKGVELTHENFRSNVNQARKRLGPRPDKHPDLASVEPGTRSISFLPLAHVFERLAGHFFMFASGATVGYVENPDTLADDIQQIQPHMGASVPRVYERIFDSMRTQAAESSVKERIFEWAMDVARERTRTEDPGLVLGLKHAIADRLVYSTVKENLGGELEFMVSGGGTLSKRLCETFLGMDLTIIEGYGLTETSPILTINPPEDVRPGTLGAPVVDVDVHIDESVVDAEQFDDVEGRLGELLVDGPNVTRGYWKQPGATERAFTEIDGKQWFRTGDIVEHTDDDFLVYHDRIKEVLVLSTGKNVAPQPIEERFATSDRVEQIMVVGDDQKFIGALVVPNFENLERWADREGIDLPADDYARCADDRVRTWVGEAIDAENEALEKVERIKQFALVPEEWTAENDLLTPSMKKKRRNIRTEFEAKLREIYGDDYATRD, from the coding sequence ATGTCAGGCGACGACTCGCGACCGGCGTGGCGCGACGCCGAAGAAGGGTACACCGACGACGTCATCGGAACCAACACGATTGGCGAGTTGTTCGCCGAGACCGCACAGCGTAACGCCGACCGGCCCGCCCAGATGTACAAGGGCGGCGTCTACGACCGGACGCTGGGCGAGGACGTCATCTCGACGGCCCCACCGGGCGGGTACGCGACTATTTCCTACGAGCGAATGCACGATATCGTCAAGCACCTCGCCGCTGGGTTCCGGGACCTCGGGATGGAGCCCGACGACCGGGTCGGGCTGTTCGCCAACACCCGGATGGAGTGGGCGCTCTGTGACTTCGGCGTGCTCTCGGCCGGTGGCGTCGTCACGACGGTGTACAGCGAGTCCTCCTCCAACCAGGTCCAGTACCTGCTCGACGACCCGGACGCCGACGCCGTCGTGGTCGAGAACGAGGAGCTGCTCCGCCGAGTCCTCGAGGTCGAAGACGACCTCTCACTGTCGTTCATCGTGGTGATGGACGACACCGACGTCGACCGGGAGGACGTATACTCGCTCGCCGCCGTCCACGACCGAGGGAGAGATGCGTTCGACGAGGCAGCCTACGAGTCCTGGCTCGACCAGCGCGACCCAGAGGACCTCGCGAGTCTCATCTACACTTCGGGGACGACGGGACGACCGAAGGGCGTCGAACTGACTCACGAGAACTTCCGCTCGAACGTCAACCAGGCGCGCAAACGCCTCGGCCCGCGGCCGGACAAGCATCCGGACCTCGCGAGCGTCGAGCCCGGAACCCGTTCCATCTCGTTCCTGCCGCTGGCACACGTCTTCGAGCGACTCGCCGGGCACTTCTTCATGTTCGCGTCGGGCGCGACTGTCGGGTACGTCGAGAACCCGGACACGCTCGCCGACGATATCCAGCAGATACAGCCCCACATGGGCGCGAGCGTCCCACGGGTCTACGAGCGCATCTTCGACTCGATGCGCACTCAGGCCGCCGAATCATCGGTGAAGGAACGCATCTTCGAGTGGGCCATGGACGTGGCGCGCGAGCGTACTCGGACCGAGGACCCAGGGCTCGTCCTCGGTCTCAAGCACGCCATCGCCGACCGACTGGTCTACAGCACCGTCAAGGAGAACCTCGGCGGCGAACTGGAGTTCATGGTCAGCGGCGGCGGGACCCTCTCGAAGCGACTCTGCGAGACGTTCCTGGGCATGGACCTCACGATAATCGAGGGGTACGGGCTCACGGAGACGTCGCCCATCCTCACCATCAACCCGCCCGAGGACGTCCGACCCGGGACGCTCGGCGCGCCCGTCGTAGACGTCGACGTCCACATCGACGAGAGCGTCGTCGACGCCGAGCAGTTCGACGACGTCGAGGGTCGGCTTGGCGAACTGCTCGTCGACGGGCCAAACGTCACCCGTGGGTACTGGAAACAGCCCGGCGCGACCGAGCGCGCCTTCACGGAAATCGACGGCAAACAGTGGTTCCGCACCGGCGACATCGTCGAGCACACCGACGACGACTTCCTCGTCTACCACGACCGCATCAAGGAGGTGCTCGTCCTCTCGACCGGGAAGAACGTCGCCCCGCAACCCATCGAGGAACGCTTCGCGACAAGCGACCGGGTCGAACAGATAATGGTCGTCGGCGACGACCAGAAGTTCATCGGCGCGCTGGTCGTTCCGAACTTCGAGAACCTCGAGCGCTGGGCGGACCGCGAGGGCATCGACCTGCCGGCGGACGATTACGCACGCTGTGCCGACGACCGCGTCCGTACGTGGGTCGGGGAGGCCATCGACGCGGAAAACGAGGCCTTGGAGAAGGTCGAGCGCATCAAGCAGTTCGCACTCGTGCCGGAGGAGTGGACGGCCGAGAACGACCTCCTGACGCCGTCGATGAAGAAGAAGCGGCGCAACATCCGGACCGAGTTCGAGGCCAAACTCCGGGAGATATACGGCGACGACTACGCCACGCGGGACTGA
- a CDS encoding Hsp20/alpha crystallin family protein, translated as MGTRRYPFDSMEQLFDQMRREMFGGWDEVRSDWDEMRRDWDRPALAADAWDAGISIDETDSGFVVLADIPGFERDELSLRLHDDLLVIRGEHEVGDEYESRRRTVHERISLPASPDPEDVHASYRNGVLEVEFFVENSSDEGTDIDIE; from the coding sequence ATGGGAACCCGAAGATACCCCTTCGACAGCATGGAACAGCTCTTCGACCAGATGCGCCGCGAGATGTTCGGCGGCTGGGACGAGGTGCGAAGCGACTGGGACGAGATGCGGCGTGACTGGGACCGGCCCGCACTCGCGGCCGACGCCTGGGACGCGGGCATCAGCATCGACGAGACCGACTCGGGCTTCGTCGTGCTGGCCGACATCCCCGGGTTCGAGCGCGACGAACTCTCGCTGCGGCTCCACGACGACCTGCTGGTCATCCGTGGCGAACACGAGGTCGGCGACGAGTACGAGTCGCGCCGACGGACCGTCCACGAGCGCATTTCGCTCCCGGCCAGTCCTGACCCCGAGGACGTGCACGCGAGTTACCGCAACGGCGTGCTCGAGGTCGAGTTCTTCGTCGAGAACAGTTCCGACGAGGGCACTGACATCGACATCGAGTGA
- a CDS encoding NOP5/NOP56 family protein gives MTDGWFVGVDPDDVTTAAERVRSGRADGPEAWPAQAVEAGFVDDETAYYDRLKAATTAAATAAVREREGADDKQLVHAVRAMADCEQTANELAERVAEWAGSRYGESGSGIEYARAVAARTDAEDADQALRSLAKQTVAVADEADALRAYIERTAPAVAPNLSMLAGPVLAARLVSLAGGLEALAKKPSGTVQLLGAEDALFAHLQGGAPSPKHGIIYTHEYVRGTRPADRGSASRAFAGKLSIAARIDHYSGDRRPELAEELEERIETIQSRGGEDA, from the coding sequence ATGACAGACGGGTGGTTCGTCGGCGTGGACCCCGACGACGTGACGACTGCTGCAGAGCGTGTCCGGAGCGGGCGCGCCGACGGTCCTGAAGCGTGGCCCGCACAGGCAGTCGAAGCCGGGTTCGTCGACGACGAGACAGCCTACTACGACCGGCTCAAGGCTGCGACCACGGCCGCCGCAACGGCGGCCGTCCGCGAGCGGGAGGGTGCTGACGACAAGCAGCTCGTCCACGCGGTCCGCGCGATGGCCGACTGCGAGCAGACCGCGAACGAACTCGCCGAGCGGGTCGCCGAGTGGGCGGGGAGCCGGTACGGTGAGTCCGGGAGTGGCATCGAGTACGCGCGGGCGGTCGCGGCCCGAACGGACGCCGAGGACGCCGACCAGGCACTCCGCTCGCTGGCCAAACAGACCGTCGCAGTCGCCGACGAGGCGGACGCACTCAGAGCGTACATCGAACGGACCGCGCCGGCCGTCGCGCCGAACCTCTCGATGCTCGCTGGTCCGGTGCTGGCGGCACGCCTCGTCTCGCTCGCCGGCGGCCTCGAGGCACTCGCGAAGAAACCCAGCGGGACCGTTCAGCTGCTCGGGGCCGAAGACGCCCTGTTCGCCCACCTCCAGGGCGGCGCGCCGTCACCGAAGCACGGCATCATCTACACCCACGAGTACGTCAGGGGGACACGGCCGGCGGACCGCGGGTCGGCGTCGCGGGCGTTCGCGGGGAAACTCAGCATCGCCGCGCGAATCGACCACTACAGCGGTGACCGACGCCCGGAGCTCGCCGAAGAGCTCGAAGAGCGTATCGAGACCATCCAGTCGCGTGGGGGTGAGGACGCGTGA
- a CDS encoding fibrillarin-like rRNA/tRNA 2'-O-methyltransferase, which yields MTLPTGVERHEFDGETSIATQGDPVYGERTDDPWRRWDPHRSKLGAMLELGMDTGLSGGETVLYLGAAAGTTASHVADFCGPTYAVEFAPRPMRDLLTAAESRQRLFPLLKDARKPETYAHVVEPVDVVVQDVATRGQGRVANLNEQFLSGDGRLLAAIKARSEDVTADPETVFERVRSDLEQSYEVLETARLDPYHADHLGVVATPRDE from the coding sequence GTGACGCTCCCGACGGGCGTCGAGCGACACGAGTTCGACGGCGAGACCAGCATCGCCACCCAGGGAGACCCCGTCTACGGCGAGCGGACCGACGACCCGTGGCGACGTTGGGACCCACACCGGTCGAAACTCGGGGCGATGCTCGAACTGGGGATGGACACGGGACTCTCGGGCGGGGAGACGGTCCTCTATCTGGGCGCCGCGGCGGGGACGACGGCGAGCCACGTCGCCGACTTCTGCGGGCCGACGTACGCCGTGGAGTTCGCGCCCCGTCCGATGCGCGATCTGCTGACCGCCGCCGAGAGCCGCCAGCGGCTCTTTCCGCTGCTGAAAGACGCCCGGAAGCCGGAAACCTACGCCCACGTCGTCGAACCGGTCGACGTCGTCGTCCAGGACGTCGCGACCCGCGGACAGGGGCGCGTCGCGAACCTCAACGAGCAGTTCCTGTCCGGGGACGGCCGGTTGTTGGCGGCCATCAAGGCGCGAAGCGAAGACGTGACGGCCGACCCCGAAACGGTGTTCGAACGCGTGCGCTCGGACCTCGAGCAGTCGTACGAGGTGCTCGAGACGGCGAGACTCGACCCGTACCACGCCGACCACCTCGGCGTGGTGGCGACGCCGCGAGACGAGTAA
- a CDS encoding glutamate--cysteine ligase, whose protein sequence is MDETGSAENFTRMGTLGIEEEFYVVDEYGRPTSGTDELVYESDPPALLEDRLDHELFKCIIETQTPLIERPEDAREQLLSVREALVDHARRHGFGIAAAGLHPAAKWRELEHAEKPRYRAQLDRIKYPQHRNTTAGLHVHVGVDDPDKAVWIANELRWHVPLLLAVSANSPFWNGFDTGLQSARAKIFEGLPNTGMPTAFEDYDAFERYERRMIQTGSIDDRGELWFDVRPHSGHGTVEVRAPDGQPDPERVLAFVEYVHALVTDYAARYEDGESGTEIRREFLAESKWRAIRHGQSASLLTPDGTDTAPVGDLVAAECDRLDVDGLQSVFDQESGAVRQRRLRADGIEPVCEAVRIGQ, encoded by the coding sequence ATGGACGAGACGGGGTCCGCCGAGAACTTCACGCGGATGGGGACGCTCGGTATCGAAGAGGAGTTCTACGTGGTCGACGAGTACGGACGGCCGACGTCCGGGACTGACGAACTCGTCTACGAGAGCGACCCGCCGGCCCTCCTCGAGGACCGACTCGACCACGAGCTGTTCAAGTGCATCATCGAGACCCAGACGCCGCTCATCGAGCGACCCGAAGACGCCCGCGAGCAGTTGCTGTCGGTTCGGGAGGCGCTGGTCGACCACGCCCGTCGGCACGGGTTCGGCATCGCCGCGGCCGGCCTGCATCCCGCGGCGAAGTGGCGCGAGCTCGAACACGCCGAGAAACCGCGGTATCGTGCGCAACTCGACCGCATCAAGTACCCACAGCACCGGAACACCACAGCGGGCCTGCACGTCCACGTGGGCGTCGACGACCCGGACAAGGCCGTCTGGATAGCCAACGAACTCCGCTGGCACGTCCCGCTGCTGCTCGCCGTCTCCGCGAACTCGCCGTTCTGGAACGGGTTCGACACCGGCCTCCAGTCGGCCCGGGCGAAGATCTTCGAGGGGCTCCCGAACACCGGGATGCCGACAGCCTTCGAGGACTACGACGCATTCGAGCGCTACGAGCGCCGGATGATACAGACCGGGAGCATCGACGACCGGGGCGAGCTCTGGTTCGACGTGCGGCCGCACTCGGGCCACGGGACCGTGGAGGTCCGCGCGCCCGACGGCCAGCCGGACCCGGAGCGAGTCCTCGCGTTCGTCGAGTACGTCCACGCGCTCGTGACGGACTACGCGGCACGCTACGAGGACGGCGAGTCGGGAACCGAAATCCGTCGCGAGTTCTTAGCCGAGAGCAAGTGGCGCGCGATTCGACACGGCCAGTCCGCGTCGTTGCTCACGCCGGACGGGACGGATACGGCGCCCGTCGGCGACCTGGTCGCCGCGGAGTGTGACCGCCTTGACGTCGACGGCCTCCAGTCGGTGTTCGACCAGGAGAGCGGTGCGGTCAGGCAGCGACGCCTCCGAGCGGACGGCATCGAGCCGGTATGCGAGGCCGTCAGAATCGGCCAGTAG
- a CDS encoding winged helix-turn-helix domain-containing protein, whose protein sequence is MSDDDPDEELPDSGDVRDRLEQEADRAVEQFDEGIVDLLSWVLDTETRARIYVHLRQHPRSTSEEVADGTGLYPSTVREALAELHEEGKVTRTKRESDGAGNNPYEYSAIAPSELVNTIVGDVQTELNTVFNLDDHLGGGPDELDTDSEPVTISVQDAADVDEAEDEDEE, encoded by the coding sequence ATGTCCGACGACGACCCAGACGAGGAACTTCCGGATAGCGGTGATGTACGGGACCGGCTCGAACAGGAGGCCGACCGCGCGGTCGAGCAGTTCGACGAGGGAATCGTCGACCTGCTCTCGTGGGTGCTCGACACCGAGACGCGAGCGCGCATCTACGTCCACCTGCGACAGCACCCCAGGAGCACGAGTGAGGAGGTGGCTGACGGGACCGGCCTCTACCCCAGTACGGTCAGGGAGGCGCTCGCCGAGCTCCACGAGGAGGGGAAGGTGACGCGGACCAAACGCGAGAGCGACGGTGCGGGCAACAACCCCTACGAGTACAGCGCAATCGCGCCAAGCGAGCTCGTAAACACCATCGTCGGCGACGTCCAGACGGAGCTGAACACCGTCTTCAACCTGGACGACCACCTCGGCGGCGGGCCCGACGAACTCGACACCGATAGCGAACCAGTCACCATCTCGGTGCAGGACGCAGCGGACGTCGACGAGGCCGAAGACGAGGACGAGGAGTAG
- a CDS encoding phosphopantetheine adenylyltransferase: MEVALGGTFDPIHDGHRALFERAFELGNVTVGLTSDDLAPKTRHDQRHIRSFEERRSELAAELATFADAHDREWEIRELVEPTGIATEPEFDALVVSPETETGGKRINEIREERGHQSLDIVVVDHVLADDGDVISSTRIVKGEIDQHGNVTPEREGRETPS; the protein is encoded by the coding sequence ATGGAAGTCGCGCTGGGCGGGACCTTCGACCCCATCCACGACGGTCACCGGGCCCTCTTCGAGCGAGCGTTCGAACTCGGGAACGTGACGGTCGGCCTCACCAGCGACGACCTCGCCCCGAAGACACGCCACGACCAGCGTCACATCCGGTCCTTCGAGGAACGCCGCTCGGAGCTCGCCGCGGAACTCGCCACCTTCGCCGACGCCCACGACCGGGAGTGGGAGATCCGCGAACTCGTCGAACCGACCGGCATCGCGACGGAACCGGAGTTCGACGCGCTCGTCGTCTCGCCCGAGACGGAGACGGGCGGGAAGCGAATCAACGAGATCCGTGAGGAGCGGGGCCACCAGTCACTGGATATCGTCGTCGTGGACCACGTCCTGGCCGACGACGGCGACGTCATCTCTTCGACTCGTATCGTCAAGGGCGAAATCGACCAGCACGGCAACGTCACGCCCGAGCGCGAAGGCCGCGAGACGCCCTCGTAA
- a CDS encoding transcription initiation factor IIB family protein: protein MYRASDRVEHAEWLSDIERAADSLGLGTTARSHAVDLFLSTIPDEDRSKRATMAASVYVGALLASEERSQSAVAEATGVSRLTIQQRWKGLLESAGLEAPEW from the coding sequence ATGTACCGCGCGAGCGACCGGGTAGAACACGCGGAGTGGCTGTCCGACATCGAACGGGCGGCCGACAGTCTCGGGCTGGGGACGACGGCCCGGTCGCACGCGGTCGACCTCTTCCTCTCGACGATTCCCGACGAGGACCGTTCGAAACGGGCGACGATGGCCGCGAGCGTCTACGTTGGGGCCTTGCTGGCGAGCGAAGAGCGGTCGCAGTCGGCGGTCGCCGAGGCCACTGGCGTCTCGCGGTTGACGATACAGCAACGCTGGAAGGGCCTGCTCGAGAGCGCCGGGCTCGAAGCGCCGGAGTGGTAG
- a CDS encoding DUF7385 family protein has product MDDFDELVSSLTPREDNEAIRSYQNTTAVACPACEQPFDDMVVCKQDLTSLEMDFEMDLCTGIHDDSVILFTHR; this is encoded by the coding sequence ATGGACGATTTCGACGAACTCGTCTCCTCGCTGACACCTCGTGAGGACAACGAGGCAATCAGGTCCTACCAGAACACGACCGCCGTCGCCTGTCCGGCCTGCGAGCAACCGTTCGACGACATGGTCGTCTGCAAGCAGGACCTCACCTCCCTCGAGATGGACTTCGAGATGGACCTCTGTACGGGTATCCACGACGACTCGGTGATTCTGTTCACACACCGGTGA
- a CDS encoding DUF4112 domain-containing protein produces the protein MSQAKATQSGTETVSSLESELDQALSIGERLDELENRAVWLDAEFTIPGTNIQIGVSSIVGALPGAGDGVMMLIAASIVYHGFRLGAPTKTLVWMYIVLLVEGVISIIPLLGDFIGAYWSANIQNVGYLREHSETLDGSTNWWFLVATSSPFILFVLLVVSLL, from the coding sequence ATGTCCCAGGCAAAAGCGACACAAAGTGGTACAGAGACGGTCTCGTCGCTTGAATCCGAGCTGGACCAGGCGCTCTCGATCGGGGAGCGACTGGACGAGTTGGAGAATCGGGCCGTGTGGCTCGATGCGGAGTTCACGATTCCGGGAACGAACATCCAGATCGGTGTTTCTTCCATCGTCGGCGCCCTCCCGGGCGCGGGCGACGGGGTGATGATGCTGATCGCTGCATCTATCGTCTACCACGGCTTCCGACTGGGTGCGCCGACGAAGACGCTCGTCTGGATGTACATCGTGCTGCTGGTCGAGGGGGTCATCAGTATTATCCCGCTTTTGGGCGACTTCATCGGCGCCTACTGGTCGGCGAATATCCAGAACGTCGGCTACCTCCGGGAGCACAGTGAGACACTCGATGGGTCGACAAACTGGTGGTTCCTCGTAGCCACATCCTCACCGTTCATCCTCTTCGTCCTGCTGGTGGTGAGTCTCCTGTGA
- a CDS encoding nicotinate-nucleotide--dimethylbenzimidazole phosphoribosyltransferase: MHSGSDGIRFVLVAGTTETAQREGISAAGADPDLMATTPAADAELVTYGRPVRTETVPVSPSGCPTPALVTRAVREVLGFDLAVVDGGLAERTGAPTITVGARPGKDIGEQDPVPTAYGAFEAARQFGHRLPADELWLAESVPGGTTTALGVLRALGETSMVSSSLPENPIEQKERAVSQGLAASSMAPGDAAGEPKRALRRMGDPVLATLAGLTAGAVETDTAVTLAGGSQQLAVAALVRHGGYEGRLGLATTSYVADDQTAALRSDADALSLDLTVTDPGFEGADHVAMDRFVAGEAKEGVGMGGALALADRAGVPMADVRDRFATVYDDLVETPVADEEHR; this comes from the coding sequence ATGCACAGTGGCTCCGACGGTATCAGATTCGTCCTCGTCGCCGGCACGACGGAGACGGCCCAGCGAGAGGGAATCAGCGCCGCGGGTGCCGACCCGGACCTGATGGCGACGACGCCCGCGGCGGACGCGGAGCTGGTCACCTACGGTCGACCGGTCAGGACCGAGACGGTCCCGGTCAGCCCCAGTGGGTGTCCGACGCCAGCATTAGTCACACGGGCAGTCCGGGAGGTGCTCGGGTTCGACCTCGCCGTGGTCGACGGCGGCCTGGCCGAGCGGACCGGCGCGCCGACGATTACGGTCGGTGCGCGACCGGGGAAGGATATCGGGGAGCAAGACCCGGTGCCGACCGCGTACGGGGCGTTCGAGGCGGCCCGGCAGTTCGGGCACCGGCTGCCGGCCGACGAGCTCTGGCTCGCGGAGTCGGTCCCCGGTGGGACGACCACCGCCCTCGGGGTGCTGCGGGCGCTGGGGGAGACGTCGATGGTGTCGTCGTCGCTGCCCGAGAACCCCATCGAACAGAAAGAACGCGCCGTCAGCCAGGGGCTCGCCGCGAGTTCGATGGCGCCCGGCGACGCCGCCGGCGAACCGAAACGGGCGCTGCGGCGGATGGGCGATCCCGTGCTCGCGACGCTCGCTGGACTCACGGCAGGAGCCGTCGAGACCGACACCGCGGTGACGCTCGCGGGCGGGAGCCAGCAACTGGCCGTCGCGGCGCTGGTCCGCCACGGGGGGTACGAGGGGCGGCTCGGTCTAGCGACGACGAGCTACGTCGCCGATGACCAGACGGCCGCACTCCGGTCGGATGCAGACGCGCTGTCGCTGGACCTGACCGTCACCGACCCCGGATTCGAGGGGGCCGACCACGTGGCGATGGACCGATTCGTGGCCGGCGAGGCCAAGGAGGGCGTCGGGATGGGCGGGGCACTGGCACTGGCCGACCGGGCCGGGGTTCCGATGGCCGACGTTCGGGACCGGTTCGCCACGGTGTACGACGACCTGGTCGAGACGCCTGTCGCTGACGAGGAGCATCGATGA
- a CDS encoding cobyrinic acid a,c-diamide synthase, whose translation MKGVVLAGTASSVGKTVATLATLTALDEAGYDPQPAKAGPDFIDPSHHAAVAGKPSRSLDPWLSGEDGTRRTYWRGEGDVCVVEGMMGLYDGSVCSTARVADVLDLPVVLVVDASAGMQSVGATALGFREYAARVGRDIDVAGVVAQRAHGGRHETGIEDAIPEEMAYLGRVPPMPALEIPDRHLGLEMGTEHPLDPDALSDAAAHLDVDGLVSLARKPDRPAPLETGETGRTVAVARDAAFCFVYPSTVERLRERGTVETFSPLAGDPVPESDAVYLPGGYPELHAAALEASETLPDIAARAADGCPIYGECGGLMALSESLTTSDGDRYEMAGVLPADVEMHDRYQALDHVELTATRDSPVAACGATRRGHEFHYSSASVASDATFAFDVVRGDGIDGTHDGLFEYRTLGTYCHAHGASGAVDSLLSGSE comes from the coding sequence GTGAAGGGCGTCGTCCTGGCCGGGACCGCTTCGAGCGTCGGCAAGACTGTCGCGACGCTCGCGACGCTCACGGCGCTGGACGAGGCTGGCTACGACCCACAGCCGGCGAAAGCCGGTCCGGACTTCATCGACCCGAGCCACCACGCAGCGGTCGCCGGGAAGCCCTCTCGCTCGCTGGACCCGTGGCTCTCCGGCGAGGACGGGACGCGCCGGACATACTGGCGCGGCGAGGGCGACGTCTGCGTCGTCGAGGGGATGATGGGCCTGTACGACGGGTCGGTGTGCTCGACGGCACGCGTCGCCGACGTGCTGGACCTGCCGGTCGTTCTCGTCGTCGACGCCAGCGCCGGGATGCAGAGCGTCGGCGCCACGGCACTCGGGTTCCGGGAGTACGCCGCCCGGGTCGGACGCGACATCGACGTCGCTGGCGTCGTCGCACAGCGAGCCCACGGCGGCCGGCACGAGACGGGTATCGAGGACGCCATCCCCGAGGAGATGGCCTATCTCGGCCGGGTCCCACCGATGCCGGCCCTGGAGATTCCAGACAGACACCTCGGCCTGGAGATGGGCACCGAGCACCCGCTCGACCCCGATGCATTGTCTGACGCCGCCGCACACCTCGACGTCGACGGGCTCGTCTCGCTCGCCCGGAAACCGGACCGTCCAGCACCGCTGGAGACCGGGGAGACAGGGCGGACCGTGGCCGTCGCGAGGGACGCTGCCTTCTGTTTCGTCTATCCGAGCACCGTCGAGCGACTGCGGGAGCGGGGCACCGTCGAGACGTTCTCGCCGTTGGCCGGCGACCCGGTCCCGGAGAGTGACGCGGTGTATCTCCCGGGCGGCTACCCGGAACTGCACGCTGCAGCGCTCGAAGCCTCGGAGACGCTGCCAGACATCGCGGCGCGTGCAGCTGACGGCTGCCCCATCTACGGGGAGTGCGGCGGGCTGATGGCGCTGTCCGAGTCGCTCACTACGAGCGACGGCGACCGGTACGAGATGGCCGGCGTGCTCCCCGCCGACGTCGAGATGCACGACCGGTACCAGGCACTGGACCACGTCGAACTGACCGCCACGCGGGACTCGCCGGTCGCGGCGTGCGGAGCGACACGCAGGGGCCACGAGTTCCACTACTCCTCGGCCTCGGTCGCGTCGGACGCGACGTTCGCCTTCGACGTTGTCCGTGGCGACGGTATCGATGGCACCCACGACGGCCTGTTCGAGTACCGAACGCTCGGGACCTACTGCCACGCCCACGGGGCGAGCGGCGCCGTCGATTCGTTACTGTCAGGTTCGGAATAA